Proteins encoded within one genomic window of Panicum virgatum strain AP13 chromosome 1N, P.virgatum_v5, whole genome shotgun sequence:
- the LOC120657382 gene encoding probable polygalacturonase produces MVETGGGRLHQRRGAAAFVAANKTLLAAAWVVGFALVFLWQSAAISLRSGGARGGRGSGGVFLGLLSGPLPPPRPAPRLRPAAYNLTDFGGVGDGRALNTGAFERAVEAIAALAERGGGQLNVPPGRWLTAPFNLTSHMTLFLSEGAEILGIPDEKYWPLMPALPSYGYGRERKGPRFGSLIHGQNLRDVVITGHNGSINGQGEVWWMKHRRRMLNNTRPPLVQLMWSKDIIVANITLRNSPFWHFHPYDCTNITVSNVTILSPVSGAPNTDGIDPDSCQDVLIENCYISVGDDAIAVKSGWDQYGIAYGRPSSNISIRNVTARSLVSAGISIGSEMSGGVANVTVENVRIWESRRGVRIKTATGRGGYIRNISYRNITFDNVRAGIVIKVDYNEHADDGYDRNAFPDITSISFKEIHGLGVRVPVRAHGSDVIPIKDISFQDMSVGISYKKKHIFQCSYVQGRVIGSVFPKPCENLDVYNEQGQLVKRAVSLNSTELDYDI; encoded by the exons ATGGTGGAGACGGGCGGCGGGAGGCTCCACCAGCGCCGGGGCGCGGCCGCCTTCGTCGCGGCCAACAAGACGCTGCTCGCTGCCGCGTGGGTCGTCGGGTTCGCGCTGGTGTTCCTGTGGCAGAGCGCCGCGATATCcctgaggagcggcggcgcccgcgggggccgcggcagcgggggcgTGTTCCTCGGGCTCCTGTCGGGgcctctcccgccgccgcgccccgcgccgcggcTGCGCCCCGCGGCCTACAACCTCACGGACTTCGGCGGCGTCGGGGACGGGCGGGCGCTCAACACCGGGGCGTTCGAGCGCGCCGTCGAGGCCATCGCGGCGctcgcggagcgcggcggcgggcagctcAATGTGCCCCCAGGCCGGTGGCTCACGGCTCCGTTCAACCTGACCAGCCACATGACGCTGTTTCTCTCCGAGGGCGCTGAGATCCTTGGCATTCCG GACGAGAAGTACTGGCCGTTGATGCCAGCATTGCCATCCTATGGGTATGGGCGGGAGCGCAAAGGGCCTCGCTTTGGAAGTCTAATCCATGGACAGAATTTGAGAGATGTTGTAATTACAG GACACAATGGTAGCATAAATGGCCAAGGTGAAGTTTGGTGGATGAAGCATCGCAGAAGAATGCTGAATAACACGAGACCTCCTCTTGTGCAGCTGATGTGGTCCAAGGACATTATTGTTGCAAACATAACACTGCGGAATTCACCTTTCTGGCACTTTCATCCATATGATTGCACAAACATAACCGTTTCAAATGTTACTATCTTATCTCCTGTTTCTGGTGCTCCAAACACAGATGGCATAGATCCAG ATTCTTGTCAGGATGTGCTAATTGAGAATTGCTATATATCTGTTGGGGATGATGCAATAGCTGTAAAGAGTGGTTGGGATCAATATGGAATTGCATACGGACGGCCATCTTCAAACATTTCAATCCGCAATGTAACTGCCCGTTCTCTTGTGAG TGCTGGAATTTCAATTGGTAGTGAGATGTCTGGTGGTGTTGCAAATGTTACTGTGGAGAATGTCCGCATCTGGGAATCAAGGAGAGGTGTGAGGATAAAGACTGCTACAGGAAGAGGCGGCTACATCCGTAACATCTCCTACCGAAACATAACCTTCGACAATGTCCGTGCGGGGATTGTGATAAAGGTTGACTACAATGAGCATGCTGATGATGGATACGATCGGAATGCCTTCCCTGACATCACGagcatatcattcaaggaaatCCATGGGCTAGGTGTTCGGGTGCCTGTTCGTGCTCATGGCAGCGACGTTATCCCCATAAAGGATATCAGCTTCCAGGACATGTCTGTAGGCATCAGCTACAAGAAGAAGCACATCTTCCAGTGCTCCTATGTCCAAGGGCGTGTCATTGGGTCCGTGTTCCCGAAACCATGTGAGAACCTGGACGTCTATAATGAGCAAGGGCAGCTTGTCAAGCGGGCAGTATCCCTGAACAGCACAGAGCTTGACTATGATATCTGA
- the LOC120654252 gene encoding ethylene-responsive transcription factor ERF017-like, with translation MSSSSPEMEGSSKKFKGVRKRKWGKWVSEIRLPNSRERIWLGSYDAPEKAARAFDAAFVCLRGPGAAGADLNFPDTPPPCRAGGCSSDSQEVQAAALSHANRAAVTAQQAAAALMDVDDGSMLPWGSVAHDMAGALGTGSADEVVAPVHADGSIDWRPVMAHLPPLFSPTGWGSNAYDFLQVLPPPGAADEDMEDSIHGATASLWSFDLRDSYFRY, from the coding sequence ATGTCATCGTCATCGCCGGAGATGGAGGGGAGCAGCAAGAAGTTCAAGGGAGTGCGGAAGCGCAAGTGGGGCAAGTGGGTGTCGGAGATCCGGCTGCCCAACAGCCGCGAGCGCATCTGGCTGGGCTCCTACGACGCCCCCGAGAAGGCCGCGCGCGCCTTCGACGCCGCTTTCGTCTGCCTCCGCGGCCccggggccgccggcgcggaCCTCAACTTCCCGgacacgccgccgccctgccgcgcCGGCGGATGCAGTAGCGACTCGCAGGAGGTGCAGGCGGCCGCGCTCTCCCACGCCAACCGCGCCGCCGTCACGGCCCagcaggcggccgcggcgctcaTGGACGTCGACGACGGCTCGATGCTGCCGTGGGGCTCCGTGGCGCACGACATGGCGGGTGCTCTTGGCACTGGCAGCGCTGATGAGGTGGTGGCGCCCGTGCACGCCGACGGGAGCATCGACTGGCGGCCCGTCATGGCGCACCTGCCGCCGCTCTTCTCCCCTACCGGGTGGGGCAGCAATGCATACGACTTCCTGcaggtgctgccgccgccgggtgcGGCGGACGAGGACATGGAAGACAGTATCCATGGCGCAACCGCTTCTCTCTGGAGCTTCGACTTGAGAGACTCCTACTTCAGATACTAG
- the LOC120657387 gene encoding 20 kDa chaperonin, chloroplastic-like, translating into MTTMQLSSARVGAAAFAAKGKASLEPLRLPATVTVGEARPARRAFRGLVVRAATVVAPKYTALKPLADRVLVKIKSSEEKTTGGILLPTTAQSRPQCGEVVAVGEGRAIGDKKVDIGIQVGAQIIYSKYAGTEVELNDYNHLVLKEDDIIGIVETDDVKDMKPLNDRVLIKVAEAEDKTPGGLLLTETTKEKPSIGTVVSVGPGPLDEEGSRIPLSVSAGSTVLYSKYAGSEFKGADGTNYIVLRVSDLMAVLS; encoded by the exons ATGACGACGATGCAGCTCTCCAGCGCGAgggtcggggcggcggcgttcgcTGCGAAGGGGAAGGCCTCCCTCGAACCGCTCCGGCTTCCGGCGACGGTGACCGTCGGCGAGGCCCGCCCCGCGCGGCGGGCGTTTCGCGGCCTCGTCGTCAGGGCCGCCACCGTCGTCGCCCCCAAG TATACAGCACTTAAGCCCTTGGCTGATAGAGTGCTTGTAAAGATCAAGTCTTCTGAGGAGAAGACAACCGGTGGAATTTTGCTCCCCACGACTGCTCAGTCCAGACCTCAGTGTGGTGAGGTAGTTGCTGTTGGAGAAGGAAGGGCCATTGGGGATAAGAAAGTTGATATCGGCATTCAG GTTGGAGCTCAAATTATATATTCAAAGTATGCTGGAACTGAAGTTGAGCTGAATGATTACAACCATCTAGTTCTAAAAGAGGATGACATTATAGGTATCGTAGAAACTGATGATGTGAAAGACATGAAGCCTCTGAATGACCGTGTACTAATCAAG GTTGCTGAAGCTGAAGATAAAACTCCAGGTGGTCTACTGCTTACCGAAACTACCAAGGAGAAGCCATCTATTGGAACG GTCGTATCTGTTGGCCCAGGTCCCCTGGATGAGGAAGGCAGCAGGATCCCGTTGTCCGTCTCTGCAGGCAGCACCGTCCTCTACTCCAAGTACGCCGGCAGCGAGTTCAAGGGCGCCGATGGCACCAACTACATCGTGCTGAGGGTGTCGGATCTGATGGCCGTCCTCTCCTGA
- the LOC120657385 gene encoding uncharacterized protein LOC120657385 isoform X2, which produces MEPPSPSAASPPAEEEEAARRRLPEELKLRRRTLETVLEQCQRALEMIREVDLGEVEEGANSKEGVQEDGGGEADDHGGGDEGAQPPPPSDADYETDELCDLLQSRVQSPEFLEKLDSIQKSVYQHGADETVSWDIVSAADIWDDKSMNVSDDSEDGYVLVKQEDIVDGIACFMAAYLLSLKQTKDLTPDQLQQALSKTFSAKKRKGKLQKAWDGTKVIYNVASWSATAVGIYQNPAIVQAATTAFWTSCRVISKFL; this is translated from the exons ATGGAGCCCCCTTCCCCCTCGGCCGCGTCTCctccggcggaggaggaggaggcggcgaggcggaggttgcCCGAGGAGCTGAAGCTGCGGCGGAGGACGCTGGAGACGGTGCTGGAGCAGTGCCAGCGCGCGCTCGAGATGATACGCGAGGTCGATCTGGGGGAGGTTGAGGAGGGGGCGAATTCTAAGGAGGGAGTGCAGGAGGacgggggcggcgaggcggacgaccacggcggcggtgacgagggggcgcagccgccgccgccctcggacGCCGACTACGAGACGGACGAG CTGTGCGATCTTCTCCAATCAAGGGTTCAATCACCTGAATTTCTCGAGAAGCTAGATAGCATTCAGAAGTCAGTgtatcaacatggtgcag ATGAAACAGTATCATGGGATATTGTAAGTGCGGCAGATATATGGGATGATAAGAGTATGAACGTTAGTGATGATTCAGAGGATGGATATGTTCTCGTTAAGCAAGAGGACATAGTCGATGGCATTGCATGCTTCATGGCTGCATACTTGCTGTCACTGAAGCAAACTAAG GACTTGACGCCTGATCAACTTCAACAGG CTCTTAGCAAGACATTTTCAGCTAAAAAGAGGAAAGGCAAGCTTCAGAAGGCATGGGATGGAACAAAAGTTATTTACAATGTAGCATCATGGAGTGCGACAGCTGTTGG TATCTACCAGAATCCAGCAATTGTACAAGCAGCAACAACAGCCTTTTGGACATCCTGCCGTGTAATATCCAAATTTCTGTGA
- the LOC120657385 gene encoding uncharacterized protein LOC120657385 isoform X1: MEPPSPSAASPPAEEEEAARRRLPEELKLRRRTLETVLEQCQRALEMIREVDLGEVEEGANSKEGVQEDGGGEADDHGGGDEGAQPPPPSDADYETDELCDLLQSRVQSPEFLEKLDSIQKSVYQHGAVDETVSWDIVSAADIWDDKSMNVSDDSEDGYVLVKQEDIVDGIACFMAAYLLSLKQTKDLTPDQLQQALSKTFSAKKRKGKLQKAWDGTKVIYNVASWSATAVGIYQNPAIVQAATTAFWTSCRVISKFL, translated from the exons ATGGAGCCCCCTTCCCCCTCGGCCGCGTCTCctccggcggaggaggaggaggcggcgaggcggaggttgcCCGAGGAGCTGAAGCTGCGGCGGAGGACGCTGGAGACGGTGCTGGAGCAGTGCCAGCGCGCGCTCGAGATGATACGCGAGGTCGATCTGGGGGAGGTTGAGGAGGGGGCGAATTCTAAGGAGGGAGTGCAGGAGGacgggggcggcgaggcggacgaccacggcggcggtgacgagggggcgcagccgccgccgccctcggacGCCGACTACGAGACGGACGAG CTGTGCGATCTTCTCCAATCAAGGGTTCAATCACCTGAATTTCTCGAGAAGCTAGATAGCATTCAGAAGTCAGTgtatcaacatggtgcag TAGATGAAACAGTATCATGGGATATTGTAAGTGCGGCAGATATATGGGATGATAAGAGTATGAACGTTAGTGATGATTCAGAGGATGGATATGTTCTCGTTAAGCAAGAGGACATAGTCGATGGCATTGCATGCTTCATGGCTGCATACTTGCTGTCACTGAAGCAAACTAAG GACTTGACGCCTGATCAACTTCAACAGG CTCTTAGCAAGACATTTTCAGCTAAAAAGAGGAAAGGCAAGCTTCAGAAGGCATGGGATGGAACAAAAGTTATTTACAATGTAGCATCATGGAGTGCGACAGCTGTTGG TATCTACCAGAATCCAGCAATTGTACAAGCAGCAACAACAGCCTTTTGGACATCCTGCCGTGTAATATCCAAATTTCTGTGA